TTTTATGTAACCAAAGGTCCAAAAACTCTCGAGAACATAATTCAGAGTGTTCTCTAGCCtgaaaagtatataaaatagatataacaaactaaaagacaaaatagaaaaaacaaaCTCTAGCCTGTACATACATTGTGGATGTGCCCTTTGAGCGTATGGATACAACTTTTGATTTGATAGTCCCATTCCTGTCAGATTCTTCATCTCGTTTGGATCTTCCTcttaaaaatcacaaaaaaatcaataattggTCAAAGACCAACATAACAACCAATCTATAAACAAACAGTTGGTTGACACTTGGTTTACCAGTTTCTTATTGCAGGAACCTAAAACTCTTTATAGGGATCCGTTTTAGCGTTTCAGAGACCTCAAGAAAAACTGTTCTATCTGTAAATCTAATAGAAAGATGGCTTTCTCCAAAAAGTAAGCTGGGTTGCATATTGTGACAACAAAAACACTAAGCTCATACAGAGAGCCTTCCTTCAATATGTATTTCAAGGTGTTGATCATGTGCACACTAATTGATGCTTGGACTCGCGTATCCTGAGAGTTGAAGGCATAAAACAGCATCAACTTgtagttaaattttataatgtGAAAccgataataaaaatagaaaccgACATACCTTCCAGCAATGAGAAGCATATCAATACCCATCAGCTCACTGGCTTTCTTTACATTTCAGGCTTACCAGAAGCGGAGAAGTCGAGCCTAGACTAACTGTCTACAGCCCTCGCTTCAAGTCAGAGAATTTAAGATGAGAACTTGCCATTATCACAATCGTCGATTAAGAGAGACTGGGGCAAACAAGTTCGATCGAAGATTTTGCAGGGGACTCTCAGAAAGTATTTATAACACTGAATTAAGATTCTCAAAAACGAATTAGAGAAGAAATGAAGAGGAAGTCATGGGAGCGTGATTGAAGGTCATAATTAGGTAGCGTTATGTCGCCCGGAGAAGGTGAAAAGGAATCGTTAAGTCGACGGTTTCTAAGCTCCAAGTTTACATTCTACAAAGACTTGAAAGTGATAGGTTTAAAATCCGGATCCAACTTAACATCTGAGGCCCAAAAATTTAGCCTTAACCCTactaaatacaaaaaataaaccaagcccaatctatactaataaataaaCCAGGATGAAGTTCGACAACCAAAAGCAAACGCAAAAAGTGCTTACGTGTCTGATTTTAGAGCATGGTGTGCTGACGTGGCTGAATGTGGAGATTTTCTAGTCTACTTTATTAATATAGATACGTACGACCTTACAAACATGTGGGCTGTTATGTACCAAGCTCTGTGCAAATCTAAGTAACAGATTAGTTATTAGTCCATGTGCAtcttgtttgaaaaaaaaaaaaactagagttttttcattttataaactttgatattatcatttttttaatatataatttatattttagtattatgtATTGTAcaactattaaattttattgtttaagtttttattactttaataatatatagcgATTTGTCTTAtgtattttacattttattaattgttattacaTTTTCGAGTTTGAtactattaatatatattttaaaataataattttaagaatCTTCTTCAACgtatgatttttgaaaaatatatagctgtagaaataaaattttaacatatgttaagaactttatttttgtataaaaatattacatagttAACAAATTTTACTCGTTTAATggtaaatgataatttatttaaatgaaaatattttagaaaatttaaataggTTAATTTACCAATTTAATACAGTCTTGtcatatttaatttacataataCTTCTATTCTAATATAATACagactataattataaatttatcaaaatagcatagaaattttgttttatagtaaaatttaattaatattaactattattctattactaattacgaaattaaataatatttatttaataaaaaatatataaaaaattgagtaagattttgttaaatttttctcaacagattttgttataataaaataaaataaaaatttatagctaaaagtcatttattattaatatttttattaattattatgtcatattatataattaatgaaatgTAACTACTATGattttatgttaaataaaaTGGAACTTCTTTTTTTAACAGAGAAGATTGTTTCCCGTATCTTCTATATGTGTAAATAGATGATGaagaattaatttatttaaatttcacaAAAGAGGGAGCAATTCCTCTCTTTTATTCAGAGcacatgaaaaaataattaaataatcagTGGACCTACCAAAAACTAAGGATTAAATccttaaaatttcaaaataaagatTCGTTTTAGTGAATCTTTGCACTATTTGCTGGTCTCTACAAGACGTGACAGCCCGCGATtggttgatatttttttttcttttttatttttttaaatcttaaaaataaaaaaaaaataataaaaaaataactttttctaAGAACTCCAATAGATAACACCATTGCGGGTACTCTTACTTGTGTTCATCTTAGACAAAGCAGTCCATGGCTTCCTCTACTTAATTTTGTATACTTATACAACATCCTAATTTTAAGATTTCATTAGATGTTTTCAGTGAAAATGTCTcagattgttttttttcctgtgaatatatacataataaatcaataattttaaaattgttatgaatatattatgtgatcGACCCATTTCCGGACGAACCGGACGGACTGGACCAGACCAGTCTATGTCGTACCAGACATGACCAAACCCGGCTCAAGTCCAACCCAAGAAGACTAGAAGATGGCAACATGAGATAGAAAGATAGAGACGGTCCAAGAAGATTAACATCAAGGAAGATTCATGTTTATCTATATGATATTAGTGTTTATCATAATCATAGATAGATTAGGATTTGTATTCCCTTATTTTGtgtgatttatatttatctcTTTTGTAAACTTGTATATAAAAAGGACATTTGGTCCTTGAGATTGATAACACAAAAACTTATCTTTTACAatacgttatcagcacgaaactCTCAAAACCCGAGCTAACCTAAAAAAACccatcaaaaccctaaaccctaattcAAGCGCCGACTTTAAACTGCCGCATCTCCCTAACCACAACGAACTAGACGACGAACCACCTACCGATCTGAAGCTCTTAGAAAGAAGATTCCAACGCCGCAGACCTCACCTCAATCCGATCTCTGACGAGCCCCCAATCGCCGTTACAAGATATACCTTAGGTTTGATGGGTTGGATGGACCacctttagagagagagatcgggTGGATTAGGATTTCTTGTCCGTTTGTCTTGTAACGGCGATTGGGGGCTCGTCAGAGATCGGATTGAGGTGAGGTCTGCTGCGTTGGAATCTCCTTTTTGAGAGCTTCGGATCGGTAGGTGGCTCGTCGTCTAGTTCGTTGTGGTTAGGGAGATAACAGCAGTTTAAAGTCGGCGTCTGAATTAGAATTTTGATGGGTTTTTTAGGTTAGCTCGGGTTTTGGGagtttcgtgctgataacgtgttgtaaaagATATTAATTAGCTTATGTATTTTTATCAGTTTATGCAATTATTAATGTAGAGAGTTTATGTAGCTTTTTGTCGAGCAAGAAAagttattttgatttgtatttaaataaaatacatttactTCCACAATCttataatattctaaatttaaaattaactgattttaatgtatttttataccttacaatgtaaatagtttagatataattttgtaaaatattaatttatgattttatttgaacccatattaattttttaaaataatcaaattctttaaatttgattatttatttaattatttatattatatactgACCTGATTTAGAATCATAATTATTAgtatatctttttattaaaattgtgaaaaGACCGGAGAGAGAGAATTCTCTCTTCTTCCCCTTTTCACTCATACAAATCTTCAGAAGGGGAAGAAATTTATGTTGTCTTTTGATGTAAAATAGTTTTCTTCGATCAATAGATCGAGTTTGTTGTTTCCCTTGGGGATTATATATTTCGCTTGGCGAATCTTTTGTGGTGTTTTTCATTCTCAAATCGAATCTTTTGCTTGTGCTTAATGTTTCTTCTCGTTTGAAGAAAAGTTCAGAATCCTTGAGGTTTGGGTTTTCACTGGTTATGCTCAATCTTTGATTTAAGAGAGTTAATCTTCACTTAACCAATTAGATTTCAGATTAGATGAGTGCAAGTTTCTCTGAAGATCGAAGAttaagaagattggattgtacGATGGATTTTGTAGAACGGGAAAAGCAGAGTTGGGGCCTATTCAAGGCGTCTCAACAAATTCCTTGCTCTCTAGATCCGACGGCGAATTCTGGATTCAAAATCTGGTGATTATTCAAGCTTTCACAGTTGATTCCGGCAACAAACCGCAAAAGAAGCATAAAGGAGTACAAGATTTAGGAGTCGTTGAATCTCGCGGTGGTTAATCTGAAGAAGCTTCACCGGTGGTAGCAGTTTCACTGGCGGTGGAATGGAGATGACAAACTCATAAATGAGGGCCACGTAGCAGAGAGTTAACCTAAGGCTTACACGTATAACTCTTGTgctgtattattttattttagtggGTTATATGTTTGGACTTTATCTTAACTTGTATTCCTTCTAAGCCCACGAGGCATAATAAAAAAAGTagtccacaaaaaaaaaaaaatctttttattatagttttttatcaattaatatcAACATTAATTTACTGAATACGTTTTCTAAATCCACACGTGTGAGGATAACGTCTTAACATGCGAAATTCTTATTTGAACGACCTTATCCTCTTCCTTCCTTCTTGTTCGTCCTCTCTCATCATCAGCCATGGCTTCTTCTGCTCTCTTCAAGTTCCATTCACAGACCTTCAAATCTCCAAACCCCTCACCTCCTTCATCACATCATCCCAAGCCCAGAATCTCACATCTTCATTTCCCTAATCTAACCTCACCCCACTCACGACATCTCAACAAAGAATCCGCCACCAGAACTCGTTTCTTGGCTCCTCTCTGCTCCTCccttccttctccttcttctcctcccgTCTCCAAAGAAGAAGCCATCCTCCAAGCCAAGACTTGTCTCTCTTCTTGTCTCGTCAAACCCCTCAACAACCCCAAGCTCGCTTCCCCGAAGCTCAAGAAACTCAAACAGCCTCGGTTCCGCCTCGAGATCCCGATCCTCGACGACGACGACGGCTCGCCTTCCTCTCTCACTCAGCTCGCGTTTTCCATCTTCAGCGACATGCCCATCTCGAGAAGAGGCTCCAACGTCGTCGTCAAGCTCCTCTTCCTCTGGCCAGACCCTTCTTTCATCGAACCAGCAGTCAAAGCCTTCCGTTCCGACAGCACGACCAACCACATCGCCATGTCTCCCGTTTCGGAACCACTCAAAAAGGCTCTAAAATCTGCTGACGTGGCGGTTTTCATGGCGCCCGAGAGATCGCAGCTCGAAGACGTGAGGCTATCCACGGAAGGTTTCGCCACGAAGCCTGTGGTGATGATCAACCCGAGGTGGTTGTTCGAGGAAGAGAAGAGCTTCGGAGACGACGACTTCGTCGGTTCCTTCGACGTGATCTACGCGTTCACGGGTTTGGAAGTGAGGGGGATCTTGAGCAAGAGGAAAGGAGTGATCTTTAAGTGTGTGAGGGACGGTGTTGTGAGTGGGGAGAGATGGAATGTTCtcgttgaggaagaagaaggggaTGGGGCTTTGAAAGTGGTGTCTCAGTTCAAAGCTAGGCCGTCTATGGAGGAAGTTGAGCTTGTGCTGTATAACTTGATGGCTATGAACTCGCCCATCACCAAATCGGCTAAGTTTCTTAAGGATTTGGTTTCTAATATCACTGGGAAGAAGTAGTTTTATTAGTGAGAGAATTTTGTAGTGTGTTCTTGTTCTGTTTTCACTTTCCCTGGAATTAAGAGAGATGCTTATAACGGGGTCAATGTTTTCTGTTAAAAGAAAACTAGCTCATTGAATGTGATTAATTAACCATCCAAGAACGTTGAGCTTGAGAGAGTGACAAGAAACAATGATGAACCTTTGAGCATTGTATACTATTATAAGTTGCTCAATGCTCCTTGGCTTCTATTTCCATGATAAATGCACAATCTGAGATGTGATTGTATAGTTCTCATTTAGCCTATCACGCCTCAGTGTCTTAATGCATGCTTTCATCTAGAGCCAGAGCAGAACTCAGATTTGACTTTGCAGATTGCCAAACTATATCCTTTTTTGTTGAATTCAAAGAAAATTAGTACAAGTTCACGATCAATCAAATCTTTAAGACAAGCCAGTTTCTGTCATCTTTGCAACAACAAAAAGCCCTGTCATAGAAAGTATATGTTGATGACCCCTTCAATCACCAAGAATTGACTATTATTGTTGTGGACAGATCACATCAACATAGAGGAAAAGAAACGGTCATCAACTCAAAGGTAAACACACTACAAACATAGTGGGGGAACCAAGAAGAGAAGTTACAGAGTTGTAGCTGTTACTATGATTCTTGATCTTAATTTCACAAATTTGGCAGTTTGACCCTTGATAGAGACTAAGCAATGCCGCCAACTTTCTGAATTTGAAAGACTACAAACTTGGGCTTTAATGGTTCAGAATTCAAATCCGTTAGTGAGTTGGTTTAAATCGATAATCAAATCATAACACAAATAACAAGATCAACACGGTTTCATTCAACAGGAAAACAACACTCCACATCGTGGTCTAATGAACTAttagagagaaaacaaaacaaagacctAATCTAAATCTAAACGCTACACATTGAACCATcttcaaacaacaacaacaacagaacCAGAGATTCTACTCATCGTCATCACCGGAAGGTTTGGAAGCACCACCGGCCTTCTTAGGAAGAAGAAGGTTATGAATGTTGGGCATCACACCTCCGTTCGCAATCGTCACATCCCCAAGCAACTTGCTCAGCTCCTCATCGTTCCTCACCGCCAACTGAATGTGTCGCGGCACGATCCTCGTCTTCTTGTTGTCCCTCGCTGCGTTTCCCGCCAATTCAAGAACCTACACACAGATCCAATTTCGAAATTAGGGTTTACGAAATCGATCCCCACCAAGATATAAAGAAATTGAGTAATTAATTTAAGTTACCTCTGCGGCGAGGTATTCGAGAACGGCGGCTAAGTAGACCGGAGCTCCGGCACCGACACGCTCGGCGTATTTGCCGTTCTTCAAGAATCTTGCGATACGACCGACGGGGAACTGGAGACCGGCTTTGCTGCTCCGAGACGTCGCCTTCTTGGCAACTCCGGATCCGAGAGTTTTTCCACGGCCTGCCATTTCTAGAGAGACACGATCGGAGTAATtaactttttaagaaaaaatgagTAGAGAGGGGAAGCGTACGAAATTACACAGTGGCCACGAGTAGACTCGTGgatgtatgtatatatacactACTGCGTAAAGAGTAAAGACGGTTGAGTGATTTTTTGTCCAATAGAAAACTATCGCGCGGATCGATGTTAGCTACCGTTGGATCAGGATTAGGATCGACGGTTGATGATAAAGACTGCGAGGATGCGCATTATGTAATAGATTGACCAGAGTACCCTTGAGTTAGTTAATGAGTATTTTTGtcttgtgttacaaaaaaaaaaaaagttattttgtcAAGAGCAATTATAAGGATATACAGATGTGTATTTGACAACCTTTGAATATATTTCATTGGTGatgtattataatataaaagagaaattaatatgtatgaacacattagaatatatatacgtatatatcaaaataaaatgaatggAGGATTACATAAAATGGAAAACTTATACATTAATCTGTTActcgaaaagaaaagaaaaggataGAAAATCATAGTCCTTTGTCAATCGATATATAATGTTAAATCATATTCTTACTAAATATAGTCATCCGGTTCCATGGCCCAATGGATAAGGCGCTGGTCTACGAAACCAGAGATTGTGAGTTCGATCCTCACTGGAATCGTAATCTTTTGGTTCTCGTAACCATTTTTTTCTGTTATGCCATCCATCGGATGCACAAAAGTCTGAAGAGAAGAGCTCAACGAAACAAGGACGCAGCCGCAAGAAAACAGGATTGAGTTTTCTGAGATCTTATCAACCGACCAAAAACAAGAGACTTTGTAAACCAATTTTGCTTGTCGAAGAAACAAAAGTCAATTGAATCGAaccatctcctctctctctctcactgtcTCTCTCGTCTTCTTTGTCGGGTTTGGTTATATAATTGGAGAAGCATCAAACCATCAACTAATTAGACATTCGAACGGGCTTAGCTTTGCTTTGTAATGAAACGAGGATTCGCACAATCTCCGTCCAGCTCTACTCCTCCTCCTTCCTCCAGATTCAAATCCAACCCTCAAGGTCCctcttccttcttttttttttttgtcaattccATATAAAAGAAACGTCTTTCATCATATCTTGGTTCGAATCGATATCTCTGAAAGTTGTTTCTTTCTTTGCCGGGTGGGCAAAAAGTACTGTcctttatagttttggtgtatcAATCAAGCTTAAAGtgagatactttttttttatggttttgggGGTTGAGGACATTTTCAGGAGGTGGTGATACAGAGTATGATGAAGAGGAGAGCACAAAGAAGTTTGCGAGGAAAGTAGCTGATCATTACAGTCGAAGAACAAACCAAACTTTGGAAGAGAGAGAAGCTAGTCCCATCATTCATCTCAAGAAACTCAACAACTGGGTCTGCTCTTCTCTTTTTAACTTGTCTCTTACACTTGTTCTCGTTGTTTCAATGAGATATTGATTATTCCTTCTTAttctttgcaaaaaaaaaacagattaaaagTGTGTTGATCCAGCTTTATGCTCGTCCTGACGATGCTGTTCTAGACCTTGCCTGTGGGAAGGTTCCTTCTTTTGTCTTACAAACATTCTTAATTGTTTCTTGTTTCTCACTACTGTGTGTCTAATGTATTTGCGTTTGTGTCTACTACCAGGGTGGTGATTTGATCAAGTGGGATAAGGCAAGGATCGGTTACTATGTTGGAATCGATATAGCTGAAGGGTCGGTATGTGTTTCTCTGTTATCCTATCTTTTTTTCTTGCGTCTTCTTCTATATATGTGGTGTAATGTAATGCTTTTATGTGTGACAGATTGAAGATTGTCGAACGCGTTATAACGGTGACGCAGACCATCACCAACGTCGTAAGAAGTTCAGCTTTCCATCCCGCTTATTATGTGGGGACTGTTTTGAAGTAAGCTCCCTTTAAAACACACAAGTTCTTGTCATGATACTATCAGATGCAAAATGTAACAGCCAACTCAAAAGTTTCATTTTGTTGTCAATCTCAGGTACAACTAGACAAGATTCTTGAAGAGGATGCCCCTTTTGATATCTGCAGTTgccaggttttttttttaatgtttccCCTCAAGATACAACATGTTTGGTTACCACTAGGTTGTTCCAAATTAGGTATTATAGACTGATGGGTATGTTGAAGTTTGCTTTATGCGAGTAGCGCTTTGGTGGAATGAGGTGAATGGTGTAGTTAAAGATACtaaattattgtttaaaatcatTTGTAGTTTGCTATGCATTACTCATGGACTACTGAGGCACGTGCACGACGAGCTTTGGCTAATGTCTCAGCTCTTCTTCGTCCTGGAGGCGTCTTTATTGGAACAATGCCTGATGCCAATGTTATTATCAAAAAACTCCGACAAggttcttttattttgttttcttctttgctTAACCTTATTGATCTTATAAACATTTAGTTCAGCTTCACACTGATcttatacacacttgagttgatCTGGTTCTTTTTGTCTATATTGCATACACAGCTGAAGGTTTGGAGATTGGTAATAGTGTATACTGGATTCGTTTTGGTGAAGAGTATTCTCAAAAGGTGCTTACTTCTTTTGTTGCTTCAAGTACAGTACCAAAGTCCTTAtagttttctctttttttttcggaTTCTAATGATGATTCTCTTTTATGCTTCAGAAGTTCAAATCTAGCAGCCCCTTTGGTATTGAATACGTATTTCATCTTGAGGTATCTTGAATAACTCACTTAGTACTTTACCGCAGAAACTGAAGCATTGTAGAGAATAACCTTTAGTGATGTTATTTATGATAGGATGCTGTTGATTGCCCTGAATGGATTGTGCCCTTTAACGTCTTCAAGTCTTTAGCCGAagaggtaaaaatatattcctCCCCTCCATGTTCAAGGGTTTATATCATTCAGGTTGACATTTGTCGCATGAACACTTTTGCACAGTATGATCTAGAGTTGGTGTTTGTGAAGAACTCACACGAGTTTGTCCATGAGTATATGAAGAAACCAGAGTTTGTAGAACTCATGAGAAGGCTTGGTGCTTTGGGTGATGGTAACCAAGACCAGAGTAAGTCTTACTGTTTTGATCCTAAACAAATTTGCGATAGAAACATGACTATTTGGTTTGGTTGGGACTATTTTATATCCAGGCACGTTATCAGCTGATGAATGGGACGCTGCTTATCTATACCTCTCTTTTGTCTTGAGGAAGGTTTGTCTTTTCTCTTTCAATCTTCTTTTGGTTTTCAGTTCTCTCCTCTTATGCATTCAGGTATGTTTTTAACAGAGGGGAGGAGAATCTGATGGAGCTCAAAGGAAAGGAGGGAGGAGGAAGAATGGGAAAATGAACTTATCCAAAGACGATGTTTTGTATATTGACAACTGAAGTGTAAAAGAGTGTAACTTTACTCAACGGAGAGCGTCTCAAGACTCTGTTTTCGTCTAGCCTTTGTTTACTTTAGAAAGAAGACGAGAATTAGCCTAATAATATGGTAGTCGTTGAACATTTGCGTTTTCATATGTGCTAGGCTTTAGCTGAATATACCATCAGGATTCTGACCATCATCATGATATAACTCACCAGTTTTTGAACGGGGTCCACTGggtttttattaatattgttaaCCAAAAACTAGAGATGACTGAACCAAGGTcaatataaatttcatatatgtCCGAACTGTTCATatctaaaataatgaaaattgaaAGAAACGAACCAAATCAAACACCCAAAGACCCATGTCTATTATGTATTGAGAAAATTCAGAAAGATCTAATGTGTTGGTGGTCTTTACAAACATCGCGAAGACCCACCTTCTGACCTAGAGACTTCCATGTAGAGGTTTTGAACAAAGTTTTACATTAccaattttgtattatttttttgcaGATTTCTAGAAGCTGAAATTAAAGCAAATGGTTGTTTCTTAGATGCAAAAAGACGTTTGTGGGTTTGaagaaaattgaaattatattcATCTCTGCCTATCAGAAcctaattattattaaaataaatttttagtaCCGAAGATTTTTGTCATTTTGTGTTGTAAAGTTGATTCATTTGTACAATTCATATATCTTAACTGAaatgattctcttttttttgaacaaaattgATTCATTTGAACAATTCATATGACTACAAACACAAATGTCTCAACACTTGCACCATTCATTTCGTACCGACAGTATCATTTGGCTTGTATTGGTCAGACTGACAACATAGTTTATTCTGTTGCAAACATTCGAAGTTTAATGTTAAAAAGCTAAATATAGAACCTTTTGATACAAAAAGctaaatatctctctctctaagcaTAGGCAAACTATATACACTTTTGTAATTTTAGAGGTTAATCATTATGTGATAATCTAATGCACAAATTTCAATAATTAATTTAGAGAAATAGCGTTACTTTCTCTTTAAGATTATTCAATTGAGTATAATAAGTAAGCTAATTCTCAAGAATATAATCAATCATGGCAGATCGAAAAAGCTGAACCAAAAAGGCTCTCCATTATTTGCTCTCTTCGAATTGTTATCATTAGTCCTTTATTCCTTTTTCTTTACTGGAGTAAAAAATGggtttttttgtcaattaaatattcttctttaatttatatatatgatgcAAAAATGAGGTATTGCTACCATGCGGTTACAACAACTTAATTTACTGGAGTATGTCATATGCTCTTACCATTTGTCCAAATAGGTAAATATAGGCGATCATCCACGTACTTCTGATAATATAGAGACTATTATGTAtcagtttagcaaaaaaaaaagagcatcAAAAACAATGTAATATCTTTCTGCAACTTGTATTCGCAATTTGTGAGGATCGTTCTAGCTATATACAAAATTCTTGATTATATGATCAACTAATGATCTAGTGCTACAAACGTTAGCCTAGATGTTAGAttatctttatttaaaattttcaactatttcataaataataaaaaaataatatcttattagatatatattttataagttaaaaaTCCATCcaagaatatattaaaataactttttaaatttttttgaatactATGAAATACTTATccaataaaataatagtttatattGTATGATGGATGCTTcagaaatatatatactaataaaagagATTATTTGAGGCTCTATGGAGTGTCCttctaagcaaaaaaaaaactattcccAGAAATAGCcacattagcattattaataaaaaaaaatacacaatataaaaaataaaaaataataagtaaatatataatataagaaatataaatatataaaaataaaatattatattaaacatctatcataattatcatttgatataaaaacaaaaaacaattatagtaaaatatacaatataataaaaaataagtaaaatacaattgagaaataaaaaaactaaattaaacatctatctaaaaaatgtaaagtaaaataagtaataagtagatatacaatataaaaacataaatattatattaaatatttatcgtaatattataataagtaaatatataatataaggaaaaaatttataagtaaatataaaatataagaaataaaaatagaaataccATCATTTGATAGATAAgtagaaaaataaacaataagtaaatatacaatatcagAAATGgaaaattaaactaaacatttatctgaaaaatgtatggtaaaataaataattagtaatatagaacataagatataaaaatattacattaagcatctatcataaataaataataagtaaatatacaatatacgaaatagaaatattacactAAATATATATCGTAACAttaccatttgatataaaataaatttagaataaataatatacaatataagaaaaggTAAATAATAAGCAAATACACaatataagaataaaaaaatacattaaacatctatctgaataatgtatagttttttctggtttttctaaagatatatttgtaaatatacaatatgtgTGGTTAGatatgttttgatatatatattactccTTTTGccattattttctatttctagaaaaaataaattgttaagCAGCAATATCATTTAGGTTAAGCACACA
This DNA window, taken from Raphanus sativus cultivar WK10039 unplaced genomic scaffold, ASM80110v3 Scaffold0701, whole genome shotgun sequence, encodes the following:
- the LOC108807307 gene encoding probable histone H2A.2, whose protein sequence is MAGRGKTLGSGVAKKATSRSSKAGLQFPVGRIARFLKNGKYAERVGAGAPVYLAAVLEYLAAEVLELAGNAARDNKKTRIVPRHIQLAVRNDEELSKLLGDVTIANGGVMPNIHNLLLPKKAGGASKPSGDDDE
- the LOC130502831 gene encoding mRNA cap guanine-N7 methyltransferase 1-like is translated as MKRGFAQSPSSSTPPPSSRFKSNPQGGGDTEYDEEESTKKFARKVADHYSRRTNQTLEEREASPIIHLKKLNNWIKSVLIQLYARPDDAVLDLACGKGGDLIKWDKARIGYYVGIDIAEGSIEDCRTRYNGDADHHQRRKKFSFPSRLLCGDCFEVQLDKILEEDAPFDICSCQFAMHYSWTTEARARRALANVSALLRPGGVFIGTMPDANVIIKKLRQAEGLEIGNSVYWIRFGEEYSQKKFKSSSPFGIEYVFHLEDAVDCPEWIVPFNVFKSLAEEYDLELVFVKNSHEFVHEYMKKPEFVELMRRLGALGDGNQDQSTLSADEWDAAYLYLSFVLRKRGGESDGAQRKGGRRKNGKMNLSKDDVLYIDN
- the LOC108807051 gene encoding uncharacterized protein LOC108807051; this encodes MASSALFKFHSQTFKSPNPSPPSSHHPKPRISHLHFPNLTSPHSRHLNKESATRTRFLAPLCSSLPSPSSPPVSKEEAILQAKTCLSSCLVKPLNNPKLASPKLKKLKQPRFRLEIPILDDDDGSPSSLTQLAFSIFSDMPISRRGSNVVVKLLFLWPDPSFIEPAVKAFRSDSTTNHIAMSPVSEPLKKALKSADVAVFMAPERSQLEDVRLSTEGFATKPVVMINPRWLFEEEKSFGDDDFVGSFDVIYAFTGLEVRGILSKRKGVIFKCVRDGVVSGERWNVLVEEEEGDGALKVVSQFKARPSMEEVELVLYNLMAMNSPITKSAKFLKDLVSNITGKK